A single Hylaeus volcanicus isolate JK05 unplaced genomic scaffold, UHH_iyHylVolc1.0_haploid 12221, whole genome shotgun sequence DNA region contains:
- the LOC128883393 gene encoding proteasome subunit alpha type-6-like isoform X2: protein MSRGSQSGYDRHITIFSPEGKLYQVEYAFRAVKSRNITAIAIKGTEAACVVVQKKIPSRQAQQDTLLDVSSITSLYNITDDIGTAMIGLAGDCRSIVFRARDAAVRFQYKMDHKIPVNYLCQKIANLHQLYTQHAYARLHACCGTIIAIDEETNTPVIYQFDPAGWFAGYHVRMIDTKRKNFVMLLILKACAAGSKEQEATNLLEKLLRNKQLKTEKEVVEEAIATLQSTLSMEFKASDIEVGVVSVSDTRFRRLDEGTVEQYLNSIAERD, encoded by the exons ATGTCAAGAGGATCTCAATCAGGATATGATCGtcatataacaattttttcaccTGAGGGGAAATTATATCAAGTTG AATACGCGTTTCGTGCTGTGAAATCACGTAATATTACAGCTATTGCTATAAAGGGTACAGAAGCTGCATGTGTTgttgttcaaaaaaaaataccttcaCGGCAAGCGCAACAG GACACTTTACTAGATGTTTCTTCTATTACCAgcttatataatataacagaTGACATTGGCACTGCAATGATAGGTCTCGCTG GCGACTGTCGTTCGATCGTTTTTCGAGCGAGGGATGCAGCTGTTCGCTTTCAATACAAAATGGATCATAAAATTCCAGTGAATTATTTGTGTCAAAAAATAGCCAATTTGCACCAGCTTTACACGCAACATGCGTACGCACGACTTCACGCGTGTT GTGGTACCATCATTGCGATAGATGAAGAAACAAATACGCCCGTTATTTATCAATTTGATCCAGCTGGTTGGTTTGCAGGCTATCACGTGAGAATGATTgacacaaaaagaaaaaattttgttatgttacTTATTTTGAAGGCTTGTGCTGCTGGAAGTAAAGAACAAGAAGCAACAAATCTGTTAGAAAAACTTCTTCGTAATAAACAACTTAAAACAGAAAAGGAAGTTGTTGAAGAAGCTATTGCTACACTTCAATCA ACTCTTTCAATGGAATTTAAAGCATCTGATATCGAAGTTGGAGTTGTTTCTGTTAGTGATACGCGTTTCAG acgtTTAGACGAAGGAACAGTCGAACAGTATTTGAACAGTATAGCAGaacgagattaa
- the LOC128883393 gene encoding proteasome subunit alpha type-6-like isoform X3 encodes MSRGSQSGYDRHITIFSPEGKLYQVEYAFRAVKSRNITAIAIKGTEAACVVVQKKIPSRQAQQDTLLDVSSITSLYNITDDIGTAMIGLAGKFLYPLKPGQFLFLGDCRSIVFRARDAAVRFQYKMDHKIPVNYLCQKIANLHQLYTQHAYARLHACCGTIIAIDEETNTPVIYQFDPAGWFAGYHACAAGSKEQEATNLLEKLLRNKQLKTEKEVVEEAIATLQSTLSMEFKASDIEVGVVSVSDTRFRRLDEGTVEQYLNSIAERD; translated from the exons ATGTCAAGAGGATCTCAATCAGGATATGATCGtcatataacaattttttcaccTGAGGGGAAATTATATCAAGTTG AATACGCGTTTCGTGCTGTGAAATCACGTAATATTACAGCTATTGCTATAAAGGGTACAGAAGCTGCATGTGTTgttgttcaaaaaaaaataccttcaCGGCAAGCGCAACAG GACACTTTACTAGATGTTTCTTCTATTACCAgcttatataatataacagaTGACATTGGCACTGCAATGATAGGTCTCGCTGGTAAGTTTCTTTATCCATTAAAGCCTGGACAGTTTTTGTTCCTAGGCGACTGTCGTTCGATCGTTTTTCGAGCGAGGGATGCAGCTGTTCGCTTTCAATACAAAATGGATCATAAAATTCCAGTGAATTATTTGTGTCAAAAAATAGCCAATTTGCACCAGCTTTACACGCAACATGCGTACGCACGACTTCACGCGTGTT GTGGTACCATCATTGCGATAGATGAAGAAACAAATACGCCCGTTATTTATCAATTTGATCCAGCTGGTTGGTTTGCAGGCTATCAC GCTTGTGCTGCTGGAAGTAAAGAACAAGAAGCAACAAATCTGTTAGAAAAACTTCTTCGTAATAAACAACTTAAAACAGAAAAGGAAGTTGTTGAAGAAGCTATTGCTACACTTCAATCA ACTCTTTCAATGGAATTTAAAGCATCTGATATCGAAGTTGGAGTTGTTTCTGTTAGTGATACGCGTTTCAG acgtTTAGACGAAGGAACAGTCGAACAGTATTTGAACAGTATAGCAGaacgagattaa
- the LOC128883393 gene encoding proteasome subunit alpha type-6-like isoform X1 — protein sequence MSRGSQSGYDRHITIFSPEGKLYQVEYAFRAVKSRNITAIAIKGTEAACVVVQKKIPSRQAQQDTLLDVSSITSLYNITDDIGTAMIGLAGKFLYPLKPGQFLFLGDCRSIVFRARDAAVRFQYKMDHKIPVNYLCQKIANLHQLYTQHAYARLHACCGTIIAIDEETNTPVIYQFDPAGWFAGYHVRMIDTKRKNFVMLLILKACAAGSKEQEATNLLEKLLRNKQLKTEKEVVEEAIATLQSTLSMEFKASDIEVGVVSVSDTRFRRLDEGTVEQYLNSIAERD from the exons ATGTCAAGAGGATCTCAATCAGGATATGATCGtcatataacaattttttcaccTGAGGGGAAATTATATCAAGTTG AATACGCGTTTCGTGCTGTGAAATCACGTAATATTACAGCTATTGCTATAAAGGGTACAGAAGCTGCATGTGTTgttgttcaaaaaaaaataccttcaCGGCAAGCGCAACAG GACACTTTACTAGATGTTTCTTCTATTACCAgcttatataatataacagaTGACATTGGCACTGCAATGATAGGTCTCGCTGGTAAGTTTCTTTATCCATTAAAGCCTGGACAGTTTTTGTTCCTAGGCGACTGTCGTTCGATCGTTTTTCGAGCGAGGGATGCAGCTGTTCGCTTTCAATACAAAATGGATCATAAAATTCCAGTGAATTATTTGTGTCAAAAAATAGCCAATTTGCACCAGCTTTACACGCAACATGCGTACGCACGACTTCACGCGTGTT GTGGTACCATCATTGCGATAGATGAAGAAACAAATACGCCCGTTATTTATCAATTTGATCCAGCTGGTTGGTTTGCAGGCTATCACGTGAGAATGATTgacacaaaaagaaaaaattttgttatgttacTTATTTTGAAGGCTTGTGCTGCTGGAAGTAAAGAACAAGAAGCAACAAATCTGTTAGAAAAACTTCTTCGTAATAAACAACTTAAAACAGAAAAGGAAGTTGTTGAAGAAGCTATTGCTACACTTCAATCA ACTCTTTCAATGGAATTTAAAGCATCTGATATCGAAGTTGGAGTTGTTTCTGTTAGTGATACGCGTTTCAG acgtTTAGACGAAGGAACAGTCGAACAGTATTTGAACAGTATAGCAGaacgagattaa